In a genomic window of Molothrus ater isolate BHLD 08-10-18 breed brown headed cowbird chromosome 17, BPBGC_Mater_1.1, whole genome shotgun sequence:
- the NCOA5 gene encoding nuclear receptor coactivator 5 isoform X2, whose product MRDARDHRDPRDLRDPRDLRDPRDLRDPRDVRDLRDPREPLYDRYRDPRDMRNARDMRDPRDMRDPRDPLYRRDESYDRYLRLDDYYRRKDDSYYDRYKEPEDRLKREERRREELYRQYYEEIKRRFDAERPVDCSVIVVNKQTKEYAESVGRKVRDLGMVVDLIFLNTEMSLTQALDDVSRGGSPFAIVITQQHQVHRSCTVNIMFGTPQEHRNMPQADAMVLVARNYERYKTESREKEREEIARQAAKMADEAILQERERPPPMEEGVRGGHSPRIQTLLNLLADNRYVTAEEIDKVIDYLRDRKERLLRGSTESLQAPMSRQPLGPPSGSSLGSQSNLPSSQAHQSSQPLVSTPSVPVSSSTPQQELQAKILSLFNSGAAAAAAAVANSGPAASAGSSASTPNQNFANLAGGQPRPAQMNAGNLNQAQQRLQTPNTQIPALPGPSRNAGPRPGAPPQPQPLYGQHQTRLPAPGSVPAQRPVSSGINFDNPSVQKALDTLIQSGPALSHLVSQTVAQGRAGSSAQQPMGAYQRHY is encoded by the exons ATGCGTGATGCCAGAGACCACAGGGACCCACGGGACCTGCGAGACCCACGGGACTTGAGGGATCCAAGGGACTTGAGGGACCCACGTGATGTTAGAGATCTTCGCGACCCACGGGAGCCGCTGTATGATCGATACAGGGATCCACGGGATATGAGAAATGCACGAGATATGAGGGATCCACGGGATATGAGAGATCCTCGGGACCCTTTGTACAG GCGAGACGAGTCTTACGACCGTTACCTGCGCCTTGACGACTACTACCGGCGCAAGGACGACTCCTACTACGACCGCTACAAGGAGCCAGAGG ACCGCCTGAAGCGCGAGGAGCGGCGCCGGGAGGAGCTGTACCGTCAGTACTATGAGGAAATCAAGAGACGGTTTGATGCAGAGAGACCCGTGGATTGTTCTGTGATAGTGGTGAATAAACAGACAAA GGAGTACGCAGAGTCCGTGGGGCGGAAGGTGCGGGACCTGGGCATGGTAGTGGACCTGATCTTCCTGAACACAGAGATGTCACTGACACAAGCCCTGGATGATGTGAGCAGGGGAGGGTCTCCTTTCGCCATTGTCATCACCCAGCAGCATCAAGTTCACCGTTCTTGCACTGTTAACATCATGTTTGGCACCCCACAAG aGCACCGCAACATGCCCCAGGCTGATGCCATGGTGCTGGTGGCAAGGAATTACGAGCGCTACAAGACGGAGTCCCGGGAGAAGGAGCGGGAGGAGATCGCCCGGCAGGCTGCCAAGATGGCAGATGAAGCCATTCTGCAGGAGAGGGAGCGCCCACCCCCCATGGAGGAGGGTGTCAGAGGAGGTCACTCTCCCAGGATCCAAACTCTCCTGAACCTGCTGGCAGACAATCGCTATGTGACTGCTGAGGAGATAGATAAAGTCATTGATTACCTGAGGGACCGGAAGGAACGCTTGCTGCGGGGCAGCACTGAATCTCTGCAGG caCCCATGTCAAGACAACCTTTGGGGCCACCTTCAGGATCATCACTGGGTAGTCAGTCCAACCTTCCAAGTTCTCAGGCTCATCAGAGTTCACAGCCTCTGGTCTCTACTCCTTCTGTTCCAGTGTCCTCTTCTACTCCTCAGCAGGAGCTTCAAGCAAAAATCCTCAGTCTCTTCAACAgcggggcagcggcggcagcagctgctgtggcaaaCAGTGGTCCTGCGGCCTCCGCGGGCTCCTCGGCCAGCACTCCCAACCAGAACTTTGCTAACCTGGCCGGCGGGCAGCCCCGGCCAGCACAGATGAATGCTGGAAATTTAAACCAGGCTCAGCAGAGATTGCAGACTCCAAACACGCAGATTCCTGCTCTCCCGGGCCCTTCGAGAAACGCAGGTCCGAGACCTGGAGCTCCTCCACAACCGCAGCCGCTCTATGGTCAGCACCAAACCCGCCTCCCTGCGCCTGGCAGTGTGCCCGCCCAAAGGCCGGTGTCTTCTGGTATCAACTTTGACAACCCCAGTGTACAGAAAGCCTTGGACACCCTTATCCAGAGTGGTCCTGCACTCTCCCACCTTGTGAGCCAAACCGTGGCCCAGGGGCGAGCGGGGTCCTCAGCCCAGCAACCAATGGGTGCCTACCAGCGACACTATTAG
- the NCOA5 gene encoding nuclear receptor coactivator 5 isoform X1, translating to MARGRKSNSIKQSDFTNSTNPQDLERRLFVGNLPTDHMTREEMEEIFSKYGKIRALSMYHGYGFVQYDRLEDVQAALDGEKGRLYKGYRLDINKAVERRNMNKASSRSSPTRREQYAYGDGRDTRRDRSPLRGSPRRDPRDGRDGRNGRDARDARDIRGRDMRDARDHRDPRDLRDPRDLRDPRDLRDPRDVRDLRDPREPLYDRYRDPRDMRNARDMRDPRDMRDPRDPLYRRDESYDRYLRLDDYYRRKDDSYYDRYKEPEDRLKREERRREELYRQYYEEIKRRFDAERPVDCSVIVVNKQTKEYAESVGRKVRDLGMVVDLIFLNTEMSLTQALDDVSRGGSPFAIVITQQHQVHRSCTVNIMFGTPQEHRNMPQADAMVLVARNYERYKTESREKEREEIARQAAKMADEAILQERERPPPMEEGVRGGHSPRIQTLLNLLADNRYVTAEEIDKVIDYLRDRKERLLRGSTESLQAPMSRQPLGPPSGSSLGSQSNLPSSQAHQSSQPLVSTPSVPVSSSTPQQELQAKILSLFNSGAAAAAAAVANSGPAASAGSSASTPNQNFANLAGGQPRPAQMNAGNLNQAQQRLQTPNTQIPALPGPSRNAGPRPGAPPQPQPLYGQHQTRLPAPGSVPAQRPVSSGINFDNPSVQKALDTLIQSGPALSHLVSQTVAQGRAGSSAQQPMGAYQRHY from the exons ATGGCTCGAGGACGCAAGAGCAATAGCATCAAACAGAGCGACTTCACTAACAGCACCAATCCTCAGGATTTAGAGAGAAGACTTTTTGTCGGCAATTTGCCCACAGACCACATGACTCGTGAAGAAATGGAAgagatattttcaaaatatggcAAAATCAGGG CCCTCAGCATGTACCATGGCTATGGGTTCGTGCAGTATGACCGTCTAGAAGATGTCCAGGCCGCTCTGGACGGTGAGAAGGGTCGCCTTTATAAAGGGTATAGATTAG ATATTAATAAAGCagtggaaagaagaaatatgaatAAGGCTTCATCAAGGTCCAGTCCCACACGAAG AGAGCAATATGCCTACGGGGATGGCCGAGATACCAGGCGTGACCGCTCCCCTCTTCGGGGGAGCCCACGGAGAGaccccagggatggcagggatggcaggaatGGGCGAGATGCAAGAGACGCTCGAGACATTCGAGGCAGAGACATGCGTGATGCCAGAGACCACAGGGACCCACGGGACCTGCGAGACCCACGGGACTTGAGGGATCCAAGGGACTTGAGGGACCCACGTGATGTTAGAGATCTTCGCGACCCACGGGAGCCGCTGTATGATCGATACAGGGATCCACGGGATATGAGAAATGCACGAGATATGAGGGATCCACGGGATATGAGAGATCCTCGGGACCCTTTGTACAG GCGAGACGAGTCTTACGACCGTTACCTGCGCCTTGACGACTACTACCGGCGCAAGGACGACTCCTACTACGACCGCTACAAGGAGCCAGAGG ACCGCCTGAAGCGCGAGGAGCGGCGCCGGGAGGAGCTGTACCGTCAGTACTATGAGGAAATCAAGAGACGGTTTGATGCAGAGAGACCCGTGGATTGTTCTGTGATAGTGGTGAATAAACAGACAAA GGAGTACGCAGAGTCCGTGGGGCGGAAGGTGCGGGACCTGGGCATGGTAGTGGACCTGATCTTCCTGAACACAGAGATGTCACTGACACAAGCCCTGGATGATGTGAGCAGGGGAGGGTCTCCTTTCGCCATTGTCATCACCCAGCAGCATCAAGTTCACCGTTCTTGCACTGTTAACATCATGTTTGGCACCCCACAAG aGCACCGCAACATGCCCCAGGCTGATGCCATGGTGCTGGTGGCAAGGAATTACGAGCGCTACAAGACGGAGTCCCGGGAGAAGGAGCGGGAGGAGATCGCCCGGCAGGCTGCCAAGATGGCAGATGAAGCCATTCTGCAGGAGAGGGAGCGCCCACCCCCCATGGAGGAGGGTGTCAGAGGAGGTCACTCTCCCAGGATCCAAACTCTCCTGAACCTGCTGGCAGACAATCGCTATGTGACTGCTGAGGAGATAGATAAAGTCATTGATTACCTGAGGGACCGGAAGGAACGCTTGCTGCGGGGCAGCACTGAATCTCTGCAGG caCCCATGTCAAGACAACCTTTGGGGCCACCTTCAGGATCATCACTGGGTAGTCAGTCCAACCTTCCAAGTTCTCAGGCTCATCAGAGTTCACAGCCTCTGGTCTCTACTCCTTCTGTTCCAGTGTCCTCTTCTACTCCTCAGCAGGAGCTTCAAGCAAAAATCCTCAGTCTCTTCAACAgcggggcagcggcggcagcagctgctgtggcaaaCAGTGGTCCTGCGGCCTCCGCGGGCTCCTCGGCCAGCACTCCCAACCAGAACTTTGCTAACCTGGCCGGCGGGCAGCCCCGGCCAGCACAGATGAATGCTGGAAATTTAAACCAGGCTCAGCAGAGATTGCAGACTCCAAACACGCAGATTCCTGCTCTCCCGGGCCCTTCGAGAAACGCAGGTCCGAGACCTGGAGCTCCTCCACAACCGCAGCCGCTCTATGGTCAGCACCAAACCCGCCTCCCTGCGCCTGGCAGTGTGCCCGCCCAAAGGCCGGTGTCTTCTGGTATCAACTTTGACAACCCCAGTGTACAGAAAGCCTTGGACACCCTTATCCAGAGTGGTCCTGCACTCTCCCACCTTGTGAGCCAAACCGTGGCCCAGGGGCGAGCGGGGTCCTCAGCCCAGCAACCAATGGGTGCCTACCAGCGACACTATTAG
- the CD40 gene encoding tumor necrosis factor receptor superfamily member 5 isoform X2, producing MNRLGLWGLLCAALLGCWEPADALTCFDKQYIYKGRCCNRCRPGEKLMSECSETEDSVCVPCDSGHYQPSWTKEKHCAPHDICESNAGLIEKIKGNATHNTVCQCQAGTHCSDISCQTCVENQPCQLGSGFVAAKAMERMSSPCEPCAEGTFSNVSSKTEPCHPWTSCEEKGLMVKVKGTNSSDVICESSRRSSLSVLIPITAAVVTCLVGVCIYCLVHTDSKRRGPKEETLLRGQPVAQEDGKESRISEQEML from the exons ATGAACCGGCTGGGGCTTTGGGGACTGCTCTGCGCGGCGCTGCTGGGC tgctgggagccTGCTGATGCCTTGACATGCTTTGATAAGCAGTATATATACAAGGGCAGATGCTGCAACCGGTGTCGGCCAG GGGAAAAACTGATGTCTGAGTGCAGTGAAACAGAAGACTCTGTCTGTGTCCCCTGTGACAGCGGGCACTATCAGCCAAGCTGGACCAAGGAGAAGCACTGTGCTCCTCATGACATCTGTGAAAGCA ATGCTGGCCTGATTGAGAAGATAAAAGGAAATGCAACACACAACACGGtgtgccagtgccaggctggcacgCACTGCTCTGACATCAGCTGCCAGACCTGTGTGGAGAACCAGCCTTGCCAGCTTGGCTCTGGCTTCGTGGCAG ccaaGGCCATGGAGCGGATGTCATCCCCCTGTGAGCCCTGTGCAGAAGGCACCTTCTCCAACGTCTCGTCGAAAACCGAGCCGTGCCACCCCTGGACAAG TTGTGAGGAAAAGGGGCTGATGGTGAAGGTGAAAGGGACGAACTCCTCGGATGTGATCTGCG AGTCGAGCAGGCGCTCCTCCCTGTCAGTGCTGATCCCCATCACAGCTGCAGTTGTCACATGCCTCGTGGGTGTCTGCATCTACTGCCTGGTGCACACAG ATTCCAAGCGACGAGGGCCAAAGGAG GAGACCCTACTCAGGGGCCAGCCTGTGGCCCAGGAGGATGGCAAGGAGAGCCGCATCTCggagcaggagatgctgtga
- the CD40 gene encoding tumor necrosis factor receptor superfamily member 5 isoform X1, producing MNRLGLWGLLCAALLGCWEPADALTCFDKQYIYKGRCCNRCRPGEKLMSECSETEDSVCVPCDSGHYQPSWTKEKHCAPHDICESNAGLIEKIKGNATHNTVCQCQAGTHCSDISCQTCVENQPCQLGSGFVAAKAMERMSSPCEPCAEGTFSNVSSKTEPCHPWTSCEEKGLMVKVKGTNSSDVICESSRRSSLSVLIPITAAVVTCLVGVCIYCLVHTDSKRRGPKEIEAGEPGENSDTQRPTEQDENVLPVQETLLRGQPVAQEDGKESRISEQEML from the exons ATGAACCGGCTGGGGCTTTGGGGACTGCTCTGCGCGGCGCTGCTGGGC tgctgggagccTGCTGATGCCTTGACATGCTTTGATAAGCAGTATATATACAAGGGCAGATGCTGCAACCGGTGTCGGCCAG GGGAAAAACTGATGTCTGAGTGCAGTGAAACAGAAGACTCTGTCTGTGTCCCCTGTGACAGCGGGCACTATCAGCCAAGCTGGACCAAGGAGAAGCACTGTGCTCCTCATGACATCTGTGAAAGCA ATGCTGGCCTGATTGAGAAGATAAAAGGAAATGCAACACACAACACGGtgtgccagtgccaggctggcacgCACTGCTCTGACATCAGCTGCCAGACCTGTGTGGAGAACCAGCCTTGCCAGCTTGGCTCTGGCTTCGTGGCAG ccaaGGCCATGGAGCGGATGTCATCCCCCTGTGAGCCCTGTGCAGAAGGCACCTTCTCCAACGTCTCGTCGAAAACCGAGCCGTGCCACCCCTGGACAAG TTGTGAGGAAAAGGGGCTGATGGTGAAGGTGAAAGGGACGAACTCCTCGGATGTGATCTGCG AGTCGAGCAGGCGCTCCTCCCTGTCAGTGCTGATCCCCATCACAGCTGCAGTTGTCACATGCCTCGTGGGTGTCTGCATCTACTGCCTGGTGCACACAG ATTCCAAGCGACGAGGGCCAAAGGAG aTAGAGGCTGGGGAGCCCGGAGAGAACTCAGATACCCAGCGGCCCACGGAGCAGGATGAGAATGTCTTGCCTGTGCAGGAGACCCTACTCAGGGGCCAGCCTGTGGCCCAGGAGGATGGCAAGGAGAGCCGCATCTCggagcaggagatgctgtga